Proteins found in one Paenibacillus sp. FSL R10-2782 genomic segment:
- a CDS encoding ABC transporter ATP-binding protein, whose product MFKELIDPFRQPTPPSGVLRNPAGAEGRRKAKAKNWSGTLGRIWEYLARRKAKLMLVLFMVLLSSGLALLGPYLVGVAVDHFLEGPGGRTWIYFLIGLGAVYLLNSLTSWLQNIWMIEIAQETVYRMRFDLFSHLHRLPIPFYGKRQQGEIMSRLTNDIENVSSTLNSSAIQIFSSVLTLVGTLAVMLWLSPLMTLLTFIVVPLMAVGMRWITRRTGPLYKERQKNLGELNGYIEETLSGQQIIKAFSQEKRVIRGFSERNDRIRLSGFWAQTISGFIPKLMNGLNNLSFAIVAGIGGILAIHGSITIGTIIIFVEYARQFTRPLNDLANQWNTLLSAIAGAERVFEILDEDEESKDEHGAVELEHVEGAVRFTDVSFGYDEGGDTLEGISFEAKRGEMIALVGPTGAGKTTLIQLISRFYSPDKGMITLDGRDITTVQRESLRSHMAFVLQDSFLFQGTIRENIRFGRLDATDEEVEEASKLANAHSFIMRLKDGYDKVLEANGSGISQGQKQLLAIARAILANPSILVLDEATSSIDTITEMKIQEGLERLMQGRTSFVIVHRLNTIRQADRILVLKDGRLEEQGSHDELLTHKGFYSDLYYGQLKKQSS is encoded by the coding sequence ATGTTCAAGGAACTCATTGATCCCTTCCGTCAGCCTACACCACCGTCCGGTGTGCTGCGCAACCCGGCAGGAGCAGAGGGACGCCGCAAAGCCAAGGCCAAGAACTGGTCCGGCACACTGGGCAGGATATGGGAGTATTTGGCCCGCCGCAAGGCCAAGCTAATGCTGGTGCTGTTCATGGTACTGCTCAGCTCCGGGCTGGCTTTGCTGGGTCCGTATTTGGTCGGCGTTGCGGTGGACCATTTTCTGGAAGGTCCGGGCGGACGCACGTGGATTTATTTTCTCATTGGGTTGGGTGCTGTGTATTTGCTCAATTCGCTGACCTCCTGGCTGCAAAATATCTGGATGATCGAAATCGCCCAGGAGACGGTGTACCGGATGCGTTTCGACCTGTTTTCACATTTGCATCGCTTGCCGATTCCTTTTTACGGTAAACGTCAGCAGGGAGAGATCATGAGTCGATTGACCAATGATATCGAAAATGTCAGCTCTACGCTGAATAGCTCAGCCATTCAGATTTTTTCGAGCGTATTGACGCTGGTGGGTACACTCGCAGTCATGCTGTGGTTAAGCCCGCTGATGACACTGCTAACCTTTATCGTGGTGCCGCTGATGGCAGTCGGGATGCGCTGGATTACGCGTCGTACAGGTCCCTTATACAAGGAACGGCAGAAGAACCTGGGCGAATTGAACGGATATATCGAAGAAACGTTATCCGGGCAGCAGATTATCAAAGCATTTTCGCAGGAAAAGAGGGTTATTCGCGGCTTTAGTGAACGTAATGACCGTATCCGTCTGTCAGGCTTCTGGGCACAAACGATTTCCGGCTTTATCCCCAAGCTGATGAACGGGCTGAACAATCTCAGCTTTGCCATTGTGGCAGGAATCGGCGGGATTTTGGCTATACACGGTTCTATTACCATCGGAACGATTATCATCTTTGTAGAGTATGCCCGCCAGTTCACCAGACCGCTGAACGATCTGGCTAACCAGTGGAATACCCTGCTGTCCGCTATTGCCGGAGCTGAACGCGTATTTGAAATATTGGATGAGGATGAGGAGTCCAAGGACGAGCACGGCGCCGTAGAGCTGGAGCATGTCGAGGGCGCAGTTCGGTTTACCGATGTTTCCTTCGGCTATGATGAGGGGGGCGATACGTTAGAAGGTATTTCCTTTGAAGCCAAGCGGGGTGAGATGATCGCGCTGGTCGGTCCGACCGGGGCAGGAAAAACAACGCTGATTCAGCTGATATCCCGTTTTTACAGTCCCGACAAGGGAATGATCACGCTAGACGGGCGCGACATTACCACCGTTCAGCGTGAAAGCTTGCGCTCACATATGGCGTTTGTACTACAGGATTCCTTTCTGTTCCAAGGGACAATCCGTGAAAATATCCGCTTCGGCAGGCTGGATGCCACTGATGAAGAGGTAGAGGAAGCATCGAAGCTGGCGAATGCCCATTCCTTTATCATGCGGCTGAAGGACGGATACGACAAGGTGCTGGAGGCTAACGGCAGCGGCATCAGCCAAGGGCAAAAACAGCTGCTGGCTATTGCCCGTGCTATTTTGGCCAACCCTTCGATCCTCGTACTCGACGAGGCAACCAGCAGCATCGACACGATTACTGAGATGAAAATACAAGAAGGACTGGAGCGGCTTATGCAAGGGCGAACAAGCTTTGTCATCGTCCACAGACTGAATACCATTCGTCAGGCTGACCGGATTCTGGTCTTGAAGGATGGTCGTCTGGAGGAGCAGGGCTCGCATGATGAGCTGCTGACCCATAAAGGCTTTTACAGTGATTTATATTATGGTCAGTTGAAAAAGCAAAGCTCTTAA
- a CDS encoding ABC transporter ATP-binding protein gives MMFSFLKKYRVPAIAALVMMLLELTVELSQPYLISKIIDEGIRQQDLSVVWLWGGVLVGSAVIAFIAGISSSFFASHASQGFGYDLRERLYHKVQSFSYPVFKRFATSSLITRLTGDVTQVQDTVFMSLRFMTRVPLVVIGSIVMALVVHFRLGLLLAVMAPVLFVFVLVMMRRTVTLFKGVQRRLDDVNGVIQENLTGIRLIRVFVRMRHEIERFAHYGGELMKGTVSALRWTETTMPFILFTMNVGIIAVLWFGRGQIATGDASVGQVVAVVNYSLRTIGALSALSGIVVVFSRATASTARIREVLETHHEEHGEREPIPTHNTRIQGQVELDRVSFHYPGSDLAVLKDISFMARSGERIAIMGATGSGKSSLVQLITRLYEEDEGHVRFDGKDARELDASILREAIGYVPQEVLLFTGSIRENIAWGLENASLEQIQEAARMAQIHDMIERLPQGYDTMLGQRGVNLSGGQKQRLSIARALVRHPAVLILDDSTSALDVRTEAALLEALEGLSCTTFLITQKISSTASADQILLLDEGHLIASGSHDHLMDSSGLYRRIYESQYGKEESHVQGTH, from the coding sequence ATGATGTTCTCTTTTCTAAAAAAATATCGGGTTCCAGCCATCGCGGCGCTCGTGATGATGCTGCTGGAGCTGACGGTGGAATTGTCGCAACCGTATCTGATCTCCAAAATTATTGATGAGGGCATCCGACAGCAGGATTTGTCCGTCGTCTGGTTATGGGGCGGTGTGCTGGTAGGAAGCGCCGTTATTGCTTTTATAGCGGGAATTTCCAGTTCCTTTTTTGCTTCCCATGCCAGTCAGGGCTTTGGGTATGATTTGCGGGAAAGGCTGTATCATAAGGTGCAATCCTTTTCCTATCCGGTTTTTAAACGTTTTGCTACCTCATCGCTGATTACCCGTCTGACGGGAGACGTTACGCAGGTGCAGGATACGGTGTTTATGAGCTTGCGGTTTATGACACGGGTGCCGCTGGTGGTGATTGGCAGCATTGTAATGGCGTTGGTCGTGCATTTCAGGCTAGGACTGTTGCTGGCAGTCATGGCTCCAGTGCTGTTCGTGTTTGTGCTTGTGATGATGCGGCGAACCGTTACGTTGTTTAAGGGCGTCCAGCGTCGTTTGGATGACGTTAACGGGGTGATTCAGGAGAACCTGACAGGTATCCGGCTCATACGGGTTTTTGTGCGGATGCGGCATGAAATCGAGCGCTTTGCCCACTATGGGGGCGAATTGATGAAAGGGACGGTTTCCGCTTTGCGCTGGACGGAAACGACGATGCCGTTCATTTTGTTTACCATGAATGTGGGAATTATCGCCGTGCTTTGGTTCGGACGGGGGCAAATTGCAACAGGGGATGCCAGTGTGGGACAGGTGGTCGCTGTCGTCAATTATTCACTGCGGACGATTGGAGCCTTGTCTGCCTTGTCGGGGATTGTTGTCGTGTTTTCCCGGGCGACCGCTTCCACGGCAAGGATTCGTGAGGTATTGGAGACACATCATGAAGAACATGGAGAACGGGAGCCTATTCCAACACATAACACGCGAATCCAGGGACAGGTGGAACTGGATCGGGTGAGCTTTCATTATCCGGGCAGCGATCTCGCGGTGCTAAAGGATATTTCCTTTATGGCTCGATCGGGTGAGCGTATCGCCATTATGGGGGCTACGGGGTCGGGTAAATCTTCACTTGTGCAGCTCATTACGCGTTTGTATGAAGAAGATGAGGGCCATGTGCGCTTTGACGGCAAGGATGCGCGGGAACTGGACGCTTCCATACTGCGTGAGGCCATTGGGTATGTGCCGCAGGAGGTGCTTCTTTTCACTGGCTCGATTCGGGAAAATATCGCTTGGGGGCTGGAGAATGCCAGTCTGGAGCAGATTCAGGAAGCAGCTCGTATGGCGCAAATTCACGATATGATTGAGCGCTTGCCGCAAGGCTATGACACGATGCTGGGACAGCGCGGTGTGAATCTGTCCGGTGGACAGAAGCAACGGCTATCTATTGCCCGCGCGCTGGTGCGCCATCCGGCGGTGCTTATTTTGGACGACAGCACCAGTGCGCTGGATGTGCGGACAGAGGCTGCTTTGCTGGAGGCGCTGGAAGGCTTGTCCTGCACGACCTTTCTTATTACGCAGAAGATCAGCTCGACCGCATCGGCAGATCAGATTTTACTGTTGGATGAAGGCCATCTGATTGCGAGTGGAAGTCATGATCATTTAATGGACAGTTCAGGGCTGTATCGACGCATCTATGAATCACAATACGGAAAGGAGGAGTCGCATGTTCAAGGAACTCATTGA